A region from the Bdellovibrio bacteriovorus genome encodes:
- the murJ gene encoding murein biosynthesis integral membrane protein MurJ — MKSHALLVGLGIFLSRIAGLVRERVFAHFFGNSDAGDAFKAALKIPNFLQNLFGEGVLSASFIPVYAQLLAKKHDEEAAKVASVIGSLLFLMTSFLVLVGVFATPFLIDLIAPGFQGEKRALTIQIVQILFPGTGFLVMSAWCLGILNSHRKFFLSYVAPVIWNLAIIFTLVMWGSKQGQYDLAVTVSWGLVAGSFLQFAIQLPSALRLGKKIFPSLDLKLGSVRSITKNFAPVVVSRGVVQISAYIDNMLASLLPTGAVSALAYAQTLYLLPVSLFGMSVSVAELPAMSQATGSDLEIKEYLQKRLNRGLEQIAFFVIPSAVAFFFLGDLIVGAVFQTGEFQKENTDFVWMVLAGYSVGLLATTLGRLYSSTFYSLKDTRTPLQFAIIRVIFTTILGVIFAFYLPETLGFERQWGTAGLTVSAGLAGWIEFYFLRKALNKKIGHTGLKIPFQIKVWSAAIISALSGAAIARFVLQSDLHVIIRAAIALSIYGLLYFGLGYLFKIEQTKSVADKILRRLGK, encoded by the coding sequence GTGAAAAGTCATGCCCTGTTAGTAGGTTTGGGAATATTCTTAAGTCGTATTGCAGGGCTGGTTCGTGAAAGAGTTTTCGCTCATTTCTTTGGAAACTCGGATGCCGGGGATGCGTTTAAAGCCGCCCTTAAAATTCCCAACTTCCTGCAAAATCTTTTTGGTGAAGGTGTTCTTTCCGCAAGCTTCATTCCGGTCTATGCCCAGCTCTTAGCAAAAAAACATGACGAAGAGGCCGCAAAGGTCGCATCTGTTATCGGCAGTCTTTTATTCTTGATGACGTCTTTTTTGGTTTTGGTGGGCGTCTTTGCAACTCCATTCTTAATTGATCTTATTGCTCCCGGTTTCCAAGGTGAAAAACGCGCATTGACGATCCAGATCGTGCAAATTCTTTTCCCAGGCACGGGATTCTTGGTCATGTCGGCATGGTGTTTAGGGATTTTAAATTCGCACCGTAAATTTTTTCTTTCGTATGTGGCTCCAGTTATTTGGAACTTGGCAATCATCTTTACATTGGTGATGTGGGGAAGTAAGCAAGGGCAGTATGATTTAGCCGTGACCGTTTCCTGGGGACTCGTTGCAGGAAGTTTTTTGCAATTTGCGATTCAATTGCCTTCAGCGCTTCGTTTAGGAAAAAAGATCTTTCCGTCATTGGATTTAAAACTAGGCAGCGTTCGTTCGATCACGAAAAACTTTGCTCCCGTGGTGGTTTCTCGCGGTGTGGTTCAGATCAGTGCTTATATCGACAATATGTTAGCGAGTTTATTGCCGACAGGTGCGGTTTCGGCTTTGGCATATGCACAGACACTTTATCTGTTGCCGGTAAGTTTGTTTGGTATGAGCGTGTCCGTCGCCGAGTTGCCAGCAATGTCTCAAGCAACTGGTTCTGATCTGGAAATTAAAGAGTACTTACAAAAACGTCTGAACCGCGGGCTAGAGCAAATTGCCTTCTTTGTCATTCCCTCTGCCGTGGCGTTTTTCTTCTTAGGTGATTTGATTGTCGGCGCCGTTTTCCAAACAGGGGAGTTCCAAAAAGAAAACACCGATTTCGTATGGATGGTTTTGGCGGGTTATTCCGTGGGGCTTTTAGCAACGACCTTAGGCCGCCTGTATTCGTCGACGTTCTATTCATTGAAAGACACAAGAACCCCACTGCAATTCGCGATCATTCGCGTGATCTTCACAACAATCTTGGGTGTGATCTTCGCGTTCTACTTACCTGAAACCTTGGGCTTCGAACGCCAGTGGGGAACGGCGGGCTTGACGGTATCTGCAGGTTTAGCTGGCTGGATTGAATTCTATTTCCTCCGCAAAGCATTGAACAAAAAAATCGGCCACACCGGATTAAAAATCCCATTCCAAATCAAAGTATGGTCCGCCGCTATTATTTCCGCATTATCCGGCGCCGCTATTGCTCGCTTCGTTCTGCAATCCGATCTCCACGTTATCATTAGAGCCGCCATCGCTCTTTCAATCTACGGCTTATTGTACTTCGGCTTAGGATACCTTTTCAAAATCGAACAAACCAAATCCGTCGCAGATAAAATCCTGCGCCGATTAGGAAAATAG
- the uvrC gene encoding excinuclease ABC subunit UvrC — translation MISKFEEVRDKVREFPVQSGVYLMKGHADKIIYIGKAKNLRARVRSYFTDSKDHSPKTRLLVQNIHEVEYILTKTEVEAFLLEASLIKKHRPKYNIRLRDDKAYPYIRFTWADDYPRLYVARKVKKDGSLYFGPYTSGFAVQGTIRFLNRTFKIRDCTDAVFKSRTRPCMTYQIGRCTAPCVEYINQTDYREEVEGAKLFLKGQNKKVVKSITERMMVAAEEEKFEVAARLRDSVQAIKAILEKQAVINDTSEKDQDAVGFFGDHRGCLVETVHVRSGRVIGTRSHFLPHFDPNDPAEDPREWLVDFLNQYYEDNFIPDEVLLTVDIGNDLTKLMGEVLKERSGNKVVVRFATDERGRNLIDMANENAKSHFLKYVSKSEEKLRGLDEIKEKLSLPELPRRIECYDISTFQGAETVASQVVFEDGVPAKEHYRRYKIRTVQGINDFASMYEVLSRRFKHTEYEDPQLIVIDGGKGQLTQAIRILQEIGRSDIPVVGLAKARTESDFQKQEVESTEERFFLPNRSNPVIFKHNAEALHILTGIRDEAHRFAITYHRKLRESSSLESELDYVVGLGEKRKKVLLTRFNSIDEIKGAVPEEIATLKGFNRVLAERILLQLNEPDDEDAEVEE, via the coding sequence ATGATTTCTAAGTTCGAGGAAGTGCGCGATAAAGTCAGGGAGTTCCCGGTACAAAGCGGGGTCTATCTGATGAAGGGTCATGCCGATAAGATCATTTATATCGGTAAGGCTAAGAATTTGCGCGCGCGTGTTCGAAGCTATTTTACCGATAGCAAGGATCATTCACCAAAGACGCGGTTGTTGGTTCAGAATATTCATGAAGTTGAATACATTCTGACTAAAACCGAAGTCGAAGCTTTCTTATTGGAAGCTTCGTTAATTAAGAAACATCGTCCGAAGTACAATATACGTCTTCGTGATGACAAAGCTTATCCTTACATTCGTTTTACCTGGGCTGATGATTATCCTCGTCTTTACGTTGCTCGCAAAGTAAAGAAGGATGGGTCGCTTTATTTTGGTCCTTATACTTCTGGATTTGCGGTTCAAGGCACCATTCGTTTTTTAAATCGGACTTTTAAGATTCGTGATTGCACCGATGCGGTTTTTAAATCTCGCACGCGGCCTTGTATGACTTACCAGATCGGTCGTTGTACGGCGCCTTGCGTGGAGTACATCAATCAAACGGATTACCGTGAAGAAGTCGAAGGCGCGAAGCTCTTTTTGAAAGGGCAGAATAAGAAAGTCGTTAAATCCATCACGGAAAGAATGATGGTTGCCGCTGAAGAAGAAAAATTTGAAGTGGCGGCCCGTCTGCGCGACTCGGTTCAAGCGATTAAAGCCATTTTAGAAAAACAGGCCGTTATCAATGACACTTCTGAAAAAGATCAGGATGCGGTGGGTTTCTTTGGTGATCATCGTGGTTGCTTGGTGGAAACGGTGCATGTTCGCTCGGGAAGGGTGATTGGAACTCGGTCTCACTTCTTACCTCACTTTGATCCAAATGATCCGGCGGAAGATCCACGAGAATGGCTGGTGGATTTCCTCAATCAGTATTACGAAGACAACTTTATCCCGGATGAAGTTTTGTTGACGGTGGATATCGGCAATGACTTAACGAAATTGATGGGCGAAGTTTTGAAAGAACGCTCGGGCAATAAAGTCGTCGTTCGATTTGCTACCGATGAGCGTGGTCGCAATTTGATCGACATGGCTAATGAAAATGCCAAGTCTCACTTCTTGAAATATGTTTCTAAGTCGGAAGAAAAACTTCGCGGTCTAGACGAAATCAAAGAAAAACTGTCGTTGCCAGAACTTCCACGTCGTATTGAGTGTTATGATATTTCGACCTTCCAAGGTGCTGAAACCGTTGCTTCGCAAGTGGTTTTTGAAGATGGTGTTCCGGCAAAAGAACATTACCGTCGCTATAAAATTAGAACGGTTCAAGGTATCAATGACTTTGCTTCGATGTATGAGGTTCTCAGCCGTCGATTTAAGCACACTGAGTATGAAGATCCGCAACTTATTGTGATTGATGGTGGTAAGGGGCAATTGACTCAAGCCATTCGTATTCTACAAGAAATTGGTCGCAGCGATATCCCCGTTGTGGGGTTGGCGAAGGCGCGGACGGAAAGTGACTTCCAAAAACAAGAAGTGGAGTCCACCGAAGAGCGCTTCTTCCTGCCTAATAGGTCTAATCCGGTGATCTTTAAACATAACGCCGAGGCCTTGCATATTCTGACAGGCATCCGTGACGAGGCCCATCGTTTTGCCATCACGTACCATCGTAAGCTTCGTGAAAGCAGTTCTTTGGAAAGTGAACTGGATTATGTTGTGGGATTGGGCGAAAAAAGAAAGAAAGTTCTTTTGACTCGCTTTAACTCTATTGATGAAATCAAGGGTGCCGTACCTGAAGAAATTGCGACTCTTAAAGGGTTCAATCGTGTACTGGCGGAGCGCATTCTGCTTCAATTGAATGAACCAGATGATGAAGATGCTGAGGTTGAAGAGTGA
- the uvrB gene encoding excinuclease ABC subunit UvrB: protein MASAYKKNFQLVSEYKPSGDQPRAIQQMMENFDAGLKHQTLLGVTGSGKTFSMAHTIAKLNQPALVLAPNKTLAAQLYAEFKELFPHNAVEYFVSYYDYYQPEAYIPSTDTYIEKDSAINEQIDRMRHSATRSLFDRRDVIIVSSVSCIYGLGSPEAYEGMMIQIVSNTEMKRDHLIRELIRIQYQRNNVDFSRGTVRVRGDNVEIFPSYEEDRAVRVEFFGDFIERLSWIDPLTGQVLEELDQIGIYPGSHHVTSDDNLKRAIRTIQDELRERLVDLNKEMKFLEAQRLEQRTYYDIEMMEQMGFCQGIENYSRHMTGRGPGEPPPTLLEYFPKEFVTFIDESHVTVPQIGGMYRGDRARKMTLVEHGFRLPSALDNRPLNFQEFETMMDKVVYVSATPGTYELQKSEGIIVEQIIRPTGLIDPVVEVRPVKHQVDDLLKEIRDRIKKNERVLITTLTKRSAEDLTEYYENLGIKVKYLHSEVQTVERTEILRDLRLGVFDVLVGINLLREGLDIPEVSLVGITDADKEGFLRSERSLIQTIGRAARNLNGHVILYGDRITESMEKAMGETERRRRIQQKYNEDNGITPQSIRKRIKEGLGEVFDGTLAGGPLQGENKTAAVVTKFSNQPDKLQEEIAKLRAKMKKLSADLEFEEAAKVRDEIKRLQIIELNIRSGEVEQTSAEVLKDGLK, encoded by the coding sequence ATGGCCTCTGCTTATAAAAAGAACTTTCAACTAGTCTCTGAGTATAAACCTTCTGGGGATCAGCCTCGTGCGATTCAGCAGATGATGGAAAACTTTGATGCTGGATTAAAACATCAGACACTTCTGGGTGTGACAGGATCGGGAAAAACTTTTTCGATGGCGCACACTATTGCAAAACTCAATCAGCCAGCGTTGGTGCTTGCTCCAAATAAAACTTTGGCGGCCCAGCTGTATGCAGAGTTTAAAGAACTCTTTCCGCACAATGCGGTCGAGTACTTCGTCAGCTACTACGATTATTATCAGCCAGAAGCTTATATTCCGTCGACGGACACTTACATCGAAAAAGACTCGGCGATCAATGAACAGATCGATCGTATGCGCCACTCGGCAACGCGTTCGTTGTTTGATCGTCGCGATGTGATCATCGTCAGTTCGGTTTCTTGTATTTACGGTTTGGGTTCTCCGGAAGCTTACGAAGGCATGATGATTCAAATCGTTTCAAATACGGAAATGAAGCGTGATCATTTGATTCGTGAATTGATCCGCATTCAGTATCAACGTAACAACGTGGATTTTTCGCGCGGAACTGTGCGCGTTCGCGGCGATAATGTCGAGATCTTTCCTTCTTACGAAGAAGACCGCGCCGTGCGTGTGGAATTCTTTGGCGACTTTATCGAGCGTCTTTCTTGGATTGATCCGTTAACAGGTCAGGTTCTAGAAGAGCTGGATCAAATCGGTATTTATCCGGGAAGCCATCACGTCACCAGTGACGACAACTTAAAGCGCGCGATTCGCACGATTCAAGATGAACTGCGCGAACGCCTGGTTGATTTGAATAAAGAAATGAAGTTCTTAGAAGCTCAACGTCTCGAGCAAAGAACTTACTACGATATCGAGATGATGGAGCAAATGGGTTTCTGTCAGGGGATCGAGAACTATTCTCGTCACATGACAGGTCGTGGGCCGGGGGAGCCACCTCCGACACTTTTAGAATACTTCCCGAAAGAATTCGTCACCTTCATCGATGAGTCACACGTGACCGTGCCGCAAATCGGCGGCATGTACCGTGGGGACCGCGCTCGTAAAATGACTCTGGTCGAACACGGTTTCCGTTTGCCTTCGGCTTTAGACAACCGACCTTTAAATTTTCAAGAATTTGAAACAATGATGGATAAGGTCGTCTATGTATCGGCGACACCGGGAACTTACGAGCTGCAAAAATCCGAAGGTATCATCGTTGAGCAGATCATTCGTCCGACAGGCTTGATTGACCCCGTTGTTGAAGTGCGTCCGGTCAAACACCAGGTCGATGATTTGTTAAAAGAGATCCGTGATCGTATCAAAAAGAACGAGCGTGTTCTTATCACGACGTTGACGAAGCGTTCAGCGGAAGATTTGACTGAATATTATGAAAATCTAGGCATTAAAGTTAAATATCTGCACAGTGAAGTTCAGACGGTAGAGCGTACAGAAATCTTACGCGATTTGCGTTTGGGAGTTTTTGACGTTCTTGTGGGTATCAACTTGTTAAGAGAAGGTTTGGATATTCCAGAGGTCAGTCTTGTTGGTATCACAGATGCCGATAAGGAAGGTTTTTTGCGCTCAGAGCGTTCGTTAATTCAAACTATTGGCCGAGCCGCTCGTAACTTAAATGGGCATGTGATTCTTTACGGAGACAGAATCACGGAGAGCATGGAAAAAGCCATGGGTGAAACCGAGCGTCGCCGCCGCATTCAGCAAAAATATAATGAAGACAATGGCATCACTCCGCAATCGATTCGTAAAAGAATCAAAGAAGGTTTGGGCGAAGTCTTTGACGGAACACTGGCTGGCGGACCTCTTCAAGGGGAAAATAAGACCGCAGCCGTGGTTACGAAATTCTCAAATCAACCCGATAAACTTCAGGAAGAAATTGCTAAGCTGCGCGCGAAGATGAAAAAACTTTCAGCAGATCTTGAGTTTGAGGAAGCGGCGAAAGTCCGCGATGAAATCAAGCGTTTGCAAATCATTGAATTGAATATCCGCAGCGGTGAAGTGGAGCAGACAAGCGCAGAGGTCCTCAAAGATGGCCTTAAGTAG
- a CDS encoding penicillin acylase family protein yields MKNLKRILLVLTALICIAVFAVYFFMKQSVAPMDGQLKIQGLSAPVTVTRDAFGIPHIKAQNKIDALRALGFVMASERLFQMELSRRMTQGELSEAFGEVALTSDKLYRSLMIKPAVERMLKHEKETGTFDERLWSEMEAYFDGVNQYVATRPLPFEMKILGLKPRPFTPLDAYVMTGHMAYSFGIALKADPLMSELAKKLSEEQFQALRNNPLTAPLKIVSNSLALPALTEGLFTPHFEGSNAWLIAPSRSQSGKSIFANDPHIGYALPAVWVEAHIQTPEFELYGHYLPLVPFAILGHNRHHAWGFTMSLSDDMDLYRETLNSEQKTVLFNKKPVGYQEWNEVIKVKDGIDVTLPMIETPHGPLMDGIFTEKNLALKWAFHRKENNPMKALRLMGEAKSITEFESALKSATAPGLNVMYADADNIAWWVFGDIAVKKNPNSDMLFDGASGDDEYLRLLEWNEKPHSVNPPSGFIVTANSRPDSLPANIRGDFQADDRYQTIVKALSEKDVWNAEEFKALQTENFNTFTAEILEKLLADLQLSPEENKKHEKALQDLKDWNHRSDISSTAASLYHQWNSENIQLLLQKLSEEERKTFLNTPYAWQFYRRTILNETSPWWKDLKRAEVITAGFKKAVEKVQNQSWGTIHTVEYIHPLGRTAPLNKVFNLGPYPIPGAYNEINNNKMRGMGGDFKVVAGPSTRRIIDFASPQKSWGINPIGISGHMLSPFYKDQVHLFIEGKYREQWMDDKDIEQVKTHVLTLE; encoded by the coding sequence ATGAAAAACTTAAAGCGAATTCTGCTCGTTCTTACCGCTCTGATCTGTATAGCTGTCTTTGCCGTCTACTTTTTTATGAAGCAATCCGTGGCGCCCATGGATGGACAACTAAAAATTCAAGGACTGTCTGCCCCCGTGACGGTCACTCGTGACGCCTTCGGAATTCCGCATATCAAAGCACAAAATAAAATCGATGCTTTGAGAGCACTGGGTTTTGTCATGGCCAGTGAGCGACTTTTTCAAATGGAGCTTTCTCGCCGCATGACTCAAGGAGAACTGAGCGAAGCTTTCGGAGAAGTAGCGCTTACGAGCGACAAACTTTATCGCAGCCTCATGATTAAACCTGCTGTAGAACGCATGCTCAAACACGAAAAAGAAACAGGCACTTTCGACGAACGCCTGTGGAGCGAGATGGAAGCCTATTTCGACGGTGTTAATCAATACGTAGCAACCCGTCCCTTGCCTTTTGAAATGAAAATACTGGGGTTGAAGCCCCGTCCTTTCACGCCTCTGGACGCTTACGTTATGACAGGCCACATGGCTTATAGTTTCGGCATCGCTTTAAAAGCGGATCCCCTGATGTCAGAATTAGCTAAAAAACTTTCTGAAGAACAGTTTCAGGCTTTAAGAAACAATCCCTTAACCGCGCCACTGAAGATTGTCAGCAACAGCCTCGCATTGCCGGCTCTTACCGAAGGATTATTTACTCCGCACTTTGAAGGAAGTAACGCCTGGCTGATTGCCCCCAGCAGATCACAATCAGGAAAAAGTATTTTCGCCAACGATCCCCACATTGGTTATGCCCTTCCCGCTGTTTGGGTGGAAGCACACATTCAAACCCCTGAGTTTGAACTTTACGGTCACTATCTTCCACTCGTTCCCTTTGCGATCTTAGGACACAACCGTCATCATGCTTGGGGTTTCACTATGTCTCTTTCCGATGACATGGATCTTTATCGCGAAACTTTGAACAGTGAGCAAAAAACGGTTCTCTTCAATAAAAAACCTGTCGGCTACCAAGAGTGGAACGAAGTTATCAAAGTGAAGGATGGCATCGACGTCACTTTGCCGATGATTGAAACTCCGCACGGGCCCTTGATGGACGGAATCTTTACTGAGAAAAATTTAGCGTTGAAGTGGGCTTTTCATAGAAAAGAAAACAACCCCATGAAAGCTTTGCGCCTGATGGGCGAAGCGAAAAGCATTACAGAGTTTGAGTCAGCACTGAAATCAGCGACAGCGCCTGGACTTAACGTAATGTACGCCGACGCCGATAACATTGCGTGGTGGGTGTTTGGCGATATCGCTGTTAAAAAGAATCCTAATTCCGATATGCTTTTTGACGGAGCCTCTGGCGACGATGAATATCTTCGTCTTTTGGAGTGGAACGAAAAACCCCACTCTGTAAATCCGCCCTCAGGGTTTATTGTGACCGCGAACTCACGTCCTGACAGCCTTCCGGCAAACATCCGCGGCGACTTCCAGGCCGATGATCGCTATCAAACTATCGTTAAGGCCCTTTCCGAAAAAGATGTGTGGAATGCAGAAGAGTTTAAGGCCCTGCAAACTGAAAACTTCAACACCTTTACTGCAGAAATTTTAGAAAAACTTCTGGCAGATCTTCAATTATCACCAGAAGAAAATAAAAAACACGAAAAAGCCCTGCAAGATCTTAAAGATTGGAATCATCGATCCGATATTTCGTCGACAGCCGCAAGTCTTTACCACCAATGGAATAGCGAAAACATCCAGCTTCTGCTGCAGAAACTTTCAGAAGAGGAACGCAAAACTTTCCTTAACACCCCTTACGCTTGGCAATTCTATCGTCGTACGATCTTGAACGAAACTTCGCCTTGGTGGAAAGACTTGAAAAGAGCTGAAGTGATCACCGCAGGCTTCAAAAAAGCGGTTGAAAAAGTACAGAACCAAAGCTGGGGTACGATACATACTGTTGAATACATACATCCGCTAGGCAGAACTGCACCTTTAAACAAAGTCTTCAACCTAGGTCCCTACCCCATTCCCGGGGCGTACAATGAAATCAACAACAACAAAATGCGCGGCATGGGTGGAGACTTTAAAGTCGTCGCGGGTCCGTCCACTCGCAGAATCATTGACTTCGCCTCACCTCAAAAAAGCTGGGGCATCAATCCTATTGGGATTTCCGGTCACATGCTTTCCCCGTTCTATAAAGATCAGGTCCATCTTTTTATCGAAGGCAAATACCGCGAGCAATGGATGGATGACAAAGATATCGAGCAGGTTAAAACCCACGTGCTCACCCTGGAATAA
- a CDS encoding DUF333 domain-containing protein, with protein MMKLYKLFSALVVSSFSLQAWAYPSVGDKVQWTGTVQQRDGTQKSVRIVKEVVKFDKDTKKWTVKYEATMGNDVVSEHLEVTDLYSPERFKQILANCVTNGGILEKVEAPPAGTYDTCKMTTKNADGSIVEKWWGNIPFGVVSKSTKAVVKGKKLADIPDLQSIVAGL; from the coding sequence ATGATGAAACTTTATAAACTCTTTTCCGCTTTGGTGGTTTCTTCGTTCTCCCTGCAAGCCTGGGCATATCCCAGCGTGGGAGACAAAGTTCAATGGACGGGCACGGTTCAACAACGTGATGGCACTCAAAAATCTGTGCGCATTGTAAAAGAAGTTGTTAAGTTCGATAAAGACACTAAGAAATGGACCGTCAAATACGAAGCCACGATGGGAAATGACGTGGTTTCTGAACATCTGGAAGTGACGGATCTTTATTCCCCAGAGCGCTTTAAGCAGATTCTTGCTAACTGCGTGACTAATGGAGGTATCTTAGAAAAAGTCGAAGCTCCTCCGGCTGGCACTTATGATACTTGCAAAATGACGACGAAAAATGCAGATGGCTCTATCGTAGAAAAATGGTGGGGTAATATCCCTTTCGGTGTCGTTAGCAAAAGTACGAAGGCCGTCGTGAAAGGCAAAAAGCTCGCGGACATCCCGGATCTTCAATCCATCGTCGCTGGCCTTTAA
- the cysS gene encoding cysteine--tRNA ligase, with translation MSLKIYNSQSKQLEDFVPLTPGQVKMYVCGPTVYNFLHVGNFRGVVFFNLVRNWLESSGYKVDYALNFTDVDDKIINRAHELGMDPHALSEKYIVEYKKDFASLGLRPHDHNPKVTEHMDGIVDMVKTLVDKNIAYETQGDVMYSIAAFDGYGKLSGRNPEELQAGARVDIDEKKRNPMDFALWKAAKPGEVSWPSPWGPGRPGWHIECSAMIQKIFGDQIDIHGGGMDLIFPHHENEIAQSEGCTGKHFVKYWMHNNMLNFGGQKMSKSLGNVVTMREFLETNNAEIYKWMVLSVHYRTMSDFSDAAVERAVSGLARIYSALSLADEYVAEGVAPDAGFEKITQEAWKKVEAALNDDFGTPEAFASLFEVVRQFNSQVRRGMKSNPAVQGKAVAFKNFVAKLGRLLSLFQEPAGSFLIKLDDMLLAKMNVKRADVDALVAERTQVREAKDFAKSDELRAKLTGMGISVSDTPTGSFWEVTK, from the coding sequence ATGTCGTTAAAGATTTACAACTCTCAGTCTAAGCAGCTTGAAGACTTTGTGCCCCTGACTCCGGGTCAGGTGAAAATGTATGTCTGCGGTCCGACGGTTTATAATTTTCTTCATGTCGGGAACTTCCGTGGGGTTGTCTTCTTTAATTTGGTTCGCAATTGGCTAGAGTCTTCTGGTTACAAAGTCGACTATGCTTTGAACTTCACTGACGTGGACGACAAGATTATCAATCGTGCTCACGAATTGGGTATGGATCCTCACGCGTTGTCTGAAAAGTACATCGTCGAGTATAAAAAGGATTTTGCCTCTTTAGGTCTTCGTCCTCATGATCACAATCCGAAGGTGACTGAACATATGGACGGCATCGTCGATATGGTGAAGACTTTGGTGGATAAAAATATCGCCTACGAAACTCAAGGTGATGTGATGTATTCCATCGCGGCTTTTGATGGCTATGGTAAGTTGAGCGGTCGTAATCCTGAAGAGCTTCAAGCCGGCGCTCGCGTGGATATTGATGAAAAGAAACGAAATCCAATGGATTTTGCTCTGTGGAAGGCGGCGAAGCCAGGTGAAGTTTCTTGGCCTTCTCCGTGGGGACCGGGGAGACCTGGCTGGCATATCGAATGCTCGGCGATGATTCAAAAAATCTTCGGTGATCAGATTGATATTCACGGCGGCGGTATGGATTTGATCTTCCCGCACCATGAAAACGAGATCGCGCAAAGCGAAGGCTGCACCGGTAAGCACTTTGTAAAATACTGGATGCATAACAATATGCTAAACTTCGGCGGACAGAAAATGTCGAAGTCATTAGGTAATGTCGTGACGATGCGTGAGTTCTTAGAAACGAACAACGCGGAAATCTACAAGTGGATGGTTCTTTCTGTTCACTATCGTACGATGAGTGATTTTAGTGATGCGGCTGTGGAAAGAGCGGTGTCAGGCTTAGCGCGCATTTATTCCGCACTTTCTTTGGCGGATGAGTATGTCGCTGAAGGTGTGGCACCAGATGCCGGATTTGAAAAAATCACGCAAGAGGCCTGGAAGAAAGTGGAAGCGGCTTTGAATGATGATTTCGGAACACCCGAGGCCTTTGCTTCTTTGTTCGAAGTTGTGCGCCAGTTTAACTCGCAAGTTCGTCGTGGTATGAAGTCCAACCCGGCAGTGCAAGGGAAGGCCGTCGCATTTAAAAACTTTGTTGCTAAACTCGGTCGTCTTTTAAGCCTGTTCCAAGAACCTGCGGGTTCTTTCTTAATCAAGCTTGATGATATGCTGCTTGCAAAAATGAACGTGAAGCGCGCGGATGTGGATGCTTTGGTTGCAGAACGCACTCAGGTGCGTGAGGCCAAAGACTTTGCAAAATCCGATGAACTTCGTGCGAAACTGACGGGAATGGGAATTTCTGTCAGCGATACACCGACAGGAAGCTTCTGGGAAGTGACTAAATAA